CTCGTCATCACAGTTAGCTCCCACGCCTTTGCCCAGGCGAGCGTTTCGGTTGGACCCGCGGCTCATCCGCTGACCAGGAAAGCACCGCCGCCCAAGGCGATCGACTGGGACAAGGCGACGCAGGAAGCCACCGAGCTGCTCTCCAAGTACATCCAGATCAACACTACCGACCCGCCCGGCGACGAGTTACCGGCGGCGAAGATGCTCAAGGACGTGTTCCTCGAAAACGGAATCCCCGCGACGACGTGGGAGCCGCAGCCCGGACGCGGGATTGTCGCGGCGCGCCTGCGCGGTATCGGCAACCACTCCAAGGCTCTAATCCTACTGAGCCATATGGACGTGGTGCCCGCAGTGGCCAAGGAATGGAAGGTGCCGCCGTTCTCGGGCCTCGTGAAGGACGGCAGGATCTGGGGCCGTGGCGCGATCGACGACAAGGGCATGGGCGTGATGGAGCTGATGGCGATGCTCGCGATCAAGCGCGCCGGGATCCTGCTCGATCGCGACGTGATCTTCATCGCGACCGGCGATGAGGAAGTCGGTGGCGAGAACGGCGCGGGATGGTTCGCCGATCACGAGCACCAGGTTTATTCCGACGCCGGATTCCTGCTTAACGAAGGCGGTGGCATCCGCGATCTCAAGGACGGCAAAAAGTTCTACGCCGTCTCGGTCACAGAAAAGACTCCGCTGTGGTTGCGGCTGACGGCCACGGGACCGGCAGGGCATGCGTCGGCGCCGCCCGCCGACACGGCAGTGACCAAGCTCGTGCGGGCGTTGCAGAAGCTCATCGACTACCAGACGCCGATTCGAATCCTCACTCCGGTGCAGGATGTCTACCATACGATCGGCGAGCTCGAGCACGGCCCCAAGGAGTTCCTGAATCTCGAAGCGTCGCTCAGAGATCCTGCCTTCCTGAAGCAGTTCATCGCCGAGCCCGGACAAAACTCGCAGATCCGCGACACGATCGCGCCGACGGTCCTGTCGGGATCCGAGAAGACCAACATGATTCCCGCCACCGCGTACGCGGAAATCGATTGCCGGCTGCTGCCGGGTTCGGATCCGCAGGCGTTCCTCAAGAACCTCAAGAAGACGCTTGGCGACGACACGATCAAGATCGACGTGCTGCTCAATTTTCCGCCCGCCTCGTCGCCGTCGCGCTCCGAGCTGATGACGGCGATCGAAACGCTGGCGCGGCGCACCGACAAATGTCCCGTCGTGCCGACGATGGTCGGCGGATTCACTGATTGTCACTATTTCAGGCTGAAGAAGATCATTTCTTATGGCTTCATGCCCGTGGAGCTCGCGCCGGTGGGAACGAGCGGCGTGCACGGCGACAACGAATCGATCGGTATCAACGAGCTGAGCAACGGAATTCGACGGATGGTCGAGCTGCTGAAGATCTTCGGCGGCCGATCGTAGGTGACGCTATGCTGCGGGCGGG
This window of the Candidatus Binataceae bacterium genome carries:
- a CDS encoding M20/M25/M40 family metallo-hydrolase, whose translation is MNLRTSFTGLLAALLVITVSSHAFAQASVSVGPAAHPLTRKAPPPKAIDWDKATQEATELLSKYIQINTTDPPGDELPAAKMLKDVFLENGIPATTWEPQPGRGIVAARLRGIGNHSKALILLSHMDVVPAVAKEWKVPPFSGLVKDGRIWGRGAIDDKGMGVMELMAMLAIKRAGILLDRDVIFIATGDEEVGGENGAGWFADHEHQVYSDAGFLLNEGGGIRDLKDGKKFYAVSVTEKTPLWLRLTATGPAGHASAPPADTAVTKLVRALQKLIDYQTPIRILTPVQDVYHTIGELEHGPKEFLNLEASLRDPAFLKQFIAEPGQNSQIRDTIAPTVLSGSEKTNMIPATAYAEIDCRLLPGSDPQAFLKNLKKTLGDDTIKIDVLLNFPPASSPSRSELMTAIETLARRTDKCPVVPTMVGGFTDCHYFRLKKIISYGFMPVELAPVGTSGVHGDNESIGINELSNGIRRMVELLKIFGGRS